Proteins from a single region of Eublepharis macularius isolate TG4126 chromosome 9, MPM_Emac_v1.0, whole genome shotgun sequence:
- the ISX gene encoding intestine-specific homeobox, giving the protein MLNNSKEYDSQEKPILSFSIEEILKKPSTKSCLHRTTVCGNHAETTQNLGSEQLFKICKDEKKGKRRIRTTFTAEQLQELERIFQMTHYPDIHIRNQLAAKINLPEARIQIWFQNQRAKWRKHEKFGNFGGLQDVTEVDFIPAPKSDIMDPCLMPSNLYDTSFTAGYYTPSHSHSTATWLPNMVPLHMDPVAFSKPYLLFHYLPPYTRPSLPLKEAWSHICANFT; this is encoded by the exons ATGTTGAACAATTCAAAGGAATATGACAGCCAGGAAAAGCCCATTTTGTCTTTTTCTATTGAGGAGATCTTAAAGAAGCCTTCCACCAAGTCCTGCCTCCACCGTACAACAGTCTGCGGTAACCATGCAGAGACTACCCAAAACCTGGGATCggaacaactttttaaaat ATGCAAGG ATGAGAAGAAAGGGAAGCGCAGGATCAGGACAACATTCACTGCCGAGCAACTCCAAGAACTAGAGAGGATCTTTCAAATGACACACTACCCAGACATCCACATCCGCAATCAACTGGCAGCAAAGATCAACCTCCCTGAAGCCAGAATCCAG ATCTGGTTCCAGAACCAGCGAGCAAAGTGGAGGAAACATGAAAAATTTGGCAACTTTGGTGGCCTTCAGGATGTTACTGAGGTTGATTTCATTCCAGCCCCAAAATCAGACATCATG GACCCCTGTCTGATGCCCAGCAACCTGTATGATACAAGTTTCACTGCAGGGTATTACACCCCAAGCCACAGTCATTCTACAGCTACCTGGCTGCCGAACATGGTACCCTTGCACATGGACCCTGTTGCCTTCTCAAAGCCTTATCTGCTCTTTCACTACCTCCCTCCATACACTCGCCCTTCTCTGCCCCTGAAGGAGGCCTGGAGCCACATCTGTGCCAATTTCACATAG